One Oryza sativa Japonica Group chromosome 8, ASM3414082v1 DNA window includes the following coding sequences:
- the LOC136351421 gene encoding uncharacterized protein: protein MCEGLNLEIMFASVAHPQSNGAAERTNGKILEALKKRLEGAAKGKWPDEMLSVLWALRTTPTRPTKFSPFMLLNGDEAMTPIELGANSPRVIFSGGEDGREVSLELLEGARVEALEHMRKYATSTSATYNKKVRPTELLPGHLVLRKKANPVVVRKLESKWEGPYLIKPVHAPFA, encoded by the coding sequence atgtgcgaagggctAAACCTGGAAATCATGTTCGCTTCTGTCGCGCACCCAcagtcaaatggggcggccGAACGTACGAATGGTAAGATCCTTGAGGCGCTCAAGAAAAGGCTAGAGGGGGCGGCGAAGGGTAAATGGCCAGACGAAATGCTATCTGTTCTCtgggcccttcggacgacccccacaaggCCAACCAAGTTCAGCCCATTCATGCTTCTCAATGGTGACGAAGCAATGACCCCAATAGAGCTAGGGGCTAATTCGCCAAGGGTCATATTCTCTGGAGGCGAAGATGGGCGCGAGGTGTCACTCGAACTCCTCGAGGGGGCGAGAGTCGAAGCACTAGAACACATGCGCAAATACGCCacaagcacttcggcaacttacaacaaaaaagttcgaccgaCAGAGCTATTGCCTGGCCATCTCGTCCTAAGGAAGAAGGCGAACCCGGTGGTGGTCAGGAAGCTTGAATCGAAGTGGGAGGGACCATACCTCATCAAGCCCGTTCATGCTCCTTTCGCCTAG